In Biomphalaria glabrata chromosome 11, xgBioGlab47.1, whole genome shotgun sequence, the following proteins share a genomic window:
- the LOC106071026 gene encoding putative gamma-glutamylcyclotransferase CG2811 yields MSRTSNGHAESHPHYAFMYGTLKSNEPNHKQLYSRGPGGAKFCGRAKTLAKFPLLVTTPFNIPFLLHKEGIGHRIEGELYKLDEETLKHVDDFEGHPHWYVRQTVQVEVLTDSQSNKIEPYIVDTWMYGLKRFKPSLLELPLVEVYHDSHYDISRRYRPYDVVRDGPLQSYLFDDE; encoded by the exons GACACGCCGAGAGCCACCCACACTACGCCTTCATGTATGGGACACTCAAGTCCAATGAGCCAAACCACAAACAGTTGTACAGTAGAGGTCCAGGCGGAGCCAAGTTCTGTGGCCGAGCCAAGACGTTAGCCAAATTTCCTTTGTTGGTCACCACGCCTTTCAATATTCCATTCTTACTGCACAAGGAAGGCATCGGACAT AGAATCGAAGGAGAGCTGTATAAACTGGACGAGGAGACCTTAAAACACGTGGACGACTTTGAAGGACATCCACACTGGTATGTCCGGCAGACTGTCCAGGTGGAGGTGTTGACCGACAGCCAGAGCAACAAGATAGAACCTTACATCGTCGACACGTGGATGTATGGGTTAAAAAG GTTCAAGCCTAGCCTACTGGAACTACCCTTGGTTGAGGTCTATCACGACAGCCATTACGACATTAGCCGAAGATACAGGCCATATGATGTGGTCAGGGACGGACCACTCCAGTCCTACTTATTCGATGATGAGTAG